In Rhopalosiphum padi isolate XX-2018 chromosome 3, ASM2088224v1, whole genome shotgun sequence, the genomic stretch AAACTTGACATAAATACACTATCATATCaatgatgtttataataatttcagttggaacagaaattaaataaaatgagcaTATTAAAACAACTGGAGAATGAAGAGATAATGTTTTGGAAAGGAATAAtggaaaagtattttattaatggtaATAGAGTAATTGTAAGAGGAATACCTTCTATAAAAAAGCAAGAGGAGCTTGCTAATGAAGAAAAAGAAAGAGTACAAGAGCGACAAAAAACATTAGGAGAAGAGGGTTTGAAAAAAAAGGCAGTTGAATTATTAAATGCCAAAGTTGAATGTGAGGTaagaattgtaaaatatttagcagatttgaatatttattttgattgtttaaaaatttttaataaatacttgttTCAGATAAAACCACCCAAAGATCTTTTAACATCacttaaaattcctaatattgAATGCATACAGTTCTATTCATTTAATACTTTCTCAACAAATTCTATAAATCAACatgattcatttaaaataactaatgcaCCTATATACATGgaagtagataatattaaaagtaactttgtctatgtaagtatatatttagcAAAGCTTCAAATAAAACAATGCATTAAATTTATgactatatttgttttttttcagatGTACACTTTTATTAATACCAAAGATTTACCCATGAACCTACGAATGTATTTACCAATTATGGTTGATTTGTTAATGAAAAGTACAGTAATTTGCGATGGTATTAAAATTCATCATACCGATATTATTGCTGAATTAGAAAAAGATATTATGTTTTGGAACTCTGAAATAGGGACGTCATCATCGTCTCACTTTTTATGTGGAACTTTTTCTTCTGTTATTTCATTATTCTTTCAagtaatcatataattttgtttcacataagaaaatataaaataaaatcatgatttaatactgtgttatttttatccagttttataattattattgtttacaattaCTTTTTTAGTTAGAACCAGAGAAATATGATAAAGGCATCAAGTGGCTGCATAACTTTTTATTCAATACAGAAAtaacaaaagaaaaattttcaattaatttaacaaaaataattaatgaagttTCAAGTTATCGAAGAGATGGTAATCATATGTTAAGAGATATATTACGTAATGTAATCTACAATAATAGTAAGTTTATgctgataatttatattttgttttctattaaCCAATAGAAGCACCTTATGATAcagattttttaaaacaacttttGTCTTTTTTGTATAGATAGCAACCACTATGCGTGCAGTACATTGAGACAGCATAAATTCTTAtcaaatttacaaaacaaaatagaatCTGATGAAGGGTGGTCATCTGTTACTGATGAtttgaataatgtaaaaatgattttagcCAATCCGGATagtataaaaatgcatttatctGCTGATTTAGATAAATTGTGTGAAATTAAACCAGACGCATCTGCACTATTAGAAAAACTGCTTCCATCGAATGTTAAAAATTCAGCAAAATCgtgagtaattaaattaataaacattactatgtattttaattaaaatggtatttacatatattacagGTTTGAAACTGTTTTTgactatgaatatattttgcCCAATAATCAATGTACTATACGAGCTTGTGCTGTTGGTATGGGTGCTATTGAGTCGAGTTATTTCATACAAGTAGTAGATTGTATCAACGATTTTAATCATCCCGATATGCCAgctttattagtatttttgcaatattttacaCAGTTAGAAGTATGTTTTGTatcatatcattaaaattaaaaatttaaatatttctttcaataacttttatttcataattttttattattttttttattttttaggggcCTATGTGGAAAAATATTCGTGGACTTGGTCATGCATATTCATACAGCATTACTCCAAGACCCAATGAAGGATTACTGTTGCTACATTTCTATCGTTCAGTAAATGTACCTGCCGCATAtaaagaaactaaaaatataatggtatgtttaattgaatattttttgaaaaatttaaattagaatctgtatacatataatatatatctccTTACATTAatgctttaaaatgtaataaaaaatacctttacaaaatatgatttatggcaaaaaaatgtattgatgtatttacattgttattattgaagttaaagttaatgtattaattaaataagtaatttttttttctattctagGAGTCTCATTTAATCAATGGCGCAGTTTGGGACATGACACTATTTGAATCGGCAAAATGTTCTATTATCTTTGAAATTGCAGAAAGAGAAAAGTCAATAGGTGACTTAATTACACAATCTGTA encodes the following:
- the LOC132924215 gene encoding uncharacterized protein C05D11.1-like; amino-acid sequence: MYNERGGMAPVDVTLSEKHSDRFQLINYSKLESAIPVYKYKCLRTGITVVFGDIEGPLVQGYFTLATEAHDGDGIPHTLEHLIFLGSEDYPFKGVLDLLANRCLASGTNAWTDVDHTCYTISTAGSEGFLSLLPVYLDHILYPTIKECGFVTEVHHITYEAEDAGVVYCEMQGRENTGESIVSRNMLENLYPGNCGYKSETGGIMKNLRESTTNNKIRKYHHAFYRPENLLLLISGKIDHSSVFDVLEPFIQKILSKGNRGDYVRPWQNPVDPLTISSNNAVLFPSDEETNGIISVGFRGPNCLKDYIACQLLLKYLTDTPISPLPKEMVEIEDPFCTDVSFDMTSHNEPSITINFENVPIEKMEAEIIPSKLDEVLYKLLVDDSYLDLTRLRTFIKRNQLHILSYLDNYPHEKLSSIIIEDFLYGKTSADLEQKLNKMSILKQLENEEIMFWKGIMEKYFINGNRVIVRGIPSIKKQEELANEEKERVQERQKTLGEEGLKKKAVELLNAKVECEIKPPKDLLTSLKIPNIECIQFYSFNTFSTNSINQHDSFKITNAPIYMEVDNIKSNFVYMYTFINTKDLPMNLRMYLPIMVDLLMKSTVICDGIKIHHTDIIAELEKDIMFWNSEIGTSSSSHFLCGTFSSVISLFFQLEPEKYDKGIKWLHNFLFNTEITKEKFSINLTKIINEVSSYRRDGNHMLRDILRNVIYNNNSNHYACSTLRQHKFLSNLQNKIESDEGWSSVTDDLNNVKMILANPDSIKMHLSADLDKLCEIKPDASALLEKLLPSNVKNSAKSFETVFDYEYILPNNQCTIRACAVGMGAIESSYFIQVVDCINDFNHPDMPALLVFLQYFTQLEGPMWKNIRGLGHAYSYSITPRPNEGLLLLHFYRSVNVPAAYKETKNIMESHLINGAVWDMTLFESAKCSIIFEIAEREKSIGDLITQSVLFHFRNLSPDYNRNLIKRISEVTLEDLPLIGNKYVMPLFNPTCTRTAMVCPPSKLDDVASEFKKMDIDMTIYKSLEDSILNDAA